Proteins from a genomic interval of Zingiber officinale cultivar Zhangliang chromosome 1B, Zo_v1.1, whole genome shotgun sequence:
- the LOC121980429 gene encoding probable LRR receptor-like serine/threonine-protein kinase At2g24230: MAAGFLAVYLSVCLLLRCSASPEPNTDAFFVAEFFRRMGAPPLSKNDSSSDVCSWPGVSCECQCGKVTGLVASGVGLSGPIPETTIAKLSVLRVLDLSGNNITALSSDFSELCGSLASLDLSANNIAGSLPGNIGNFKLMESLDFSHNRFSGEIPREVGSLTNLRFLNLSSNFLEMSIPETFLGCVALVSIDLSNNKLGANLPVGFGSSFKNLTTMDLSGNRFAGKMPDLSNLPSLAFLNLSGNLFRDLSLEGLREALQVVDLSKNQFRGLISQVNRSFTSNSSSLIYLDMSMNELTGEFFLGLGDLRSLNHLNLAFNKFSSQEFVHIELPSALRYLNLSRTNLTGRIPSGISQMLNLKVLDLSQNHITGSIPELGARSLRVIDFSQNNLTGEIPESLQETLPRIEKFNFSFNNLTYCAEKLPSAMLNSSFIGSQSDCPIAVYPDNVVSKGRKRLDLKLGFAIALSVFFSSAVLIFLALVCRRRTGPWTIKQLSYNEEQNVSGPFYFQTDSTTWVADVKIASSVPVVVFEKPLLNLTFTDLLNATSNFDRGTLLAEGKFGPVYRGFLPGGIHVAMKVLVHVASVTDEEAAQELERLGQIKHPNLVPLTGYCLAGEQRILIYDYMENGNLQNLLHDLPLGVQSTEDWTSDTWDQDNTCAQSITTDGLTTWRFRHKIALGAARALAFLHHGCFPMIVHRDVKASSIYLDSSMEPRLADFGLSSLVGFSTDGGNATFHGSAGYAPPEFSDPENASATMKSDVYAFGVVLFELLTRKKPIGDDEYSEDKVTNLVGWARALVRRNELARLIDPKIRETGASEKQMEEALRIAYLCTADLPSKRPSMQQIVGLLKDIEPVIGEQ, translated from the coding sequence ATGGCCGCTGGATTCCTTGCCGTTTACCTTTCCGTTTGTCTTCTGCTGAGGTGCTCGGCCTCGCCGGAGCCGAACACGGATGCGTTCTTCGTCGCCGAGTTCTTCCGGAGGATGGGGGCGCCGCCGCTGAGCAAGAATGACAGTTCGTCGGACGTTTGCTCGTGGCCAGGGGTCTCCTGCGAGTGCCAGTGCGGGAAAGTAACCGGCTTGGTGGCTTCCGGCGTCGGTCTCTCCGGCCCAATCCCCGAGACCACCATCGCGAAGCTTAGCGTGCTACGTGTTTTGGATCTCAGCGGCAACAACATCACCGCCCTTTCATCGGACTTCAGCGAGCTGTGCGGCTCTCTCGCCAGCCTCGACCTCTCCGCCAACAACATCGCGGGGTCGCTGCCGGGCAACATCGGCAACTTCAAGCTGATGGAAAGCCTCGACTTTTCTCACAACCGCTTCTCCGGCGAGATCCCCAGGGAGGTGGGCTCACTCACCAACCTAAGGTTTCTTAATCTCAGCAGCAACTTCTTGGAGATGAGCATTCCGGAGACTTTTCTTGGATGCGTCGCGCTGGTTTCAATCGATCTCTCCAATAACAAATTGGGGGCAAATCTTCCAGTTGGATTCGGTTCTTCCTTCAAGAACCTAACCACTATGGATCTCTCTGGGAACCGGTTTGCTGGAAAGATGCCGGATTTATCCAATCTACCTTCGCTCGCCTTTCTCAATCTCTCCGGAAATCTCTTCCGGGACTTGTCTCTCGAGGGGCTCCGAGAGGCATTGCAGGTTGTGGACCTGAGCAAGAACCAGTTCCGCGGGCTCATTTCTCAGGTAAACCGAAGCTTCACCTCCAATTCGTCGTCGCTGATCTATCTTGATATGTCAATGAACGAACTCACCGGAGAGTTCTTCCTCGGTTTGGGAGACTTGAGATCATTGAATCATCTCAATCTTGCATTTAACAAGTTTTCTAGCCAAGAATTTGTTCACATAGAACTGCCTTCTGCACTGCGGTATCTGAATCTCTCCAGAACCAATCTCACTGGCCGTATTCCATCTGGTATCTCTCAAATGCTTAACTTGAAGGTATTAGACCTTTCACAGAATCATATCACTGGAAGCATTCCTGAGCTTGGCGCCAGAAGCTTGCGAGTGATCGACTTTTCGCAGAACAATCTCACGGGTGAAATCCCAGAGTCCTTGCAAGAGACTCTACCCAGGATTGAAAAGTTCAATTTTTCCTTCAACAATCTTACTTACTGTGCTGAGAAACTTCCATCAGCAATGCTGAATTCATCATTTATAGGATCACAAAGTGACTGCCCCATTGCAGTATATCCAGATAATGTTGTGTCCAAGGGAAGGAAACGTCTTGATCTCAAGTTAGGATTTGCCATTGCTTTATCGGTGTTCTTTTCGTCAGCGGTGCTGATCTTCCTTGCACTTGTATGCCGAAGGAGGACAGGGCCATGGACAATCAAGCAACTGTCATACAACGAGGAGCAGAACGTCTCTGGTCCCTTCTACTTTCAGACTGATTCAACAACTTGGGTTGCAGATGTCAAGATTGCAAGCTCAGTCCCCGTCGTCGTCTTTGAAAAGCCACTGTTGAACTTGACCTTTACCGATCTCTTGAATGCAACTTCCAATTTTGATAGAGGAACCTTACTGGCAGAGGGAAAGTTTGGGCCAGTCTACCGAGGATTTCTTCCCGGAGGCATTCATGTCGCCATGAAGGTTCTGGTTCATGTAGCATCTGTGACAGATGAGGAAGCTGCACAAGAACTCGAGAGGCTCGGGCAGATCAAGCACCCAAATCTAGTGCCCTTAACTGGTTATTGTTTAGCCGGAGAACAAAGAATTTTGATATATGATTATATGGAGAATGGGAACCTACAGAATCTACTTCATGATTTACCACTAGGTGTACAATCAACTGAAGATTGGACTAGTGATACGTGGGATCAAGATAATACCTGTGCACAGAGCATCACGACCGATGGACTGACAACTTGGAGATTCCGACACAAAATTGCTCTGGGCGCAGCGAGGGCATTGGCTTTTCTTCATCATGGATGCTTCCCCATGATTGTTCACCGAGATGTGAAGGCCAGTAGCATTTACCTTGATTCGTCTATGGAACCAAGGCTAGCTGATTTTGGCTTGTCAAGTTTGGTCGGGTTTAGCACCGACGGTGGGAATGCGACATTTCATGGATCTGCAGGTTATGCTCCTCCAGAGTTTTCAGATCCAGAAAATGCATCAGCAACCATGAAATCTGACGTTTATGCATTTGGGGTGGTGCTTTTTGAGCTTCTTACAAGGAAAAAACCTATTGGAGACGATGAGTATTCCGAAGACAAGGTGACTAATCTTGTCGGCTGGGCACGGGCATTGGTGCGGAGAAATGAGCTAGCAAGATTGATCGATCCGAAAATAAGGGAAACAGGAGCTTCTGAAAAACAAATGGAGGAAGCACTAAGAATTGCTTATCTATGTACAGCTGATTTGCCATCCAAGAGGCCATCCATGCAGCAAATTGTTGGTCTTCTTAAGGACATTGAGCCTGTCATTGGTGAACAATGA
- the LOC122042410 gene encoding uncharacterized protein LOC122042410 produces MQTAAEDCGLLAVDCVVVCCCCPCLLLRVTLFLFIRLPVKSTRIVLRRIRKRLKKNGRSRQEMDGKAAAVDGAQGHLCDLCEGSSFADEAEKVLQGLLVDDEGRVWVESEKVWEELIGDEGLFWFGSFWGCDASRASSVVPNL; encoded by the coding sequence ATGCAGACTGCTGCGGAGGACTGCGGCCTGCTGGCCGTCGACTGCGTGGTGGTATGCTGCTGCTGCCCCTGCTTGCTCCTCCGAGTTACGCTCTTCCTTTTCATCAGATTACCGGTGAAGTCGACGAGAATTGTTCTCCGGCGGATCAGGAAAAGGCTGAAGAAGAATGGCAGGAGCAGGCAGGAGATGGACGGGAAAGCAGCAGCAGTTGACGGAGCTCAAGGACACCTCTGCGATCTCTGCGAGGGGAGCTCTTTTGCGGATGAAGCTGAGAAGGTGCTGCAGGGACTGCTGGTGGATGATGAAGGTAGAGTGTGGGTGGAATCAGAGAAGGTGTGGGAGGAGTTGATAGGGGATGAAGGACTGTTTTGGTTTGGCAGCTTCTGGGGCTGTGACGCTTCACGCGCGTCGTCAGTAGTTCCCAACTTGTAA